The Crocosphaera subtropica ATCC 51142 genome includes a window with the following:
- a CDS encoding metallophosphoesterase family protein, which yields MKIAVLSCLHGNMKALEAVLKDIDHYSCDQIYCLGDLVGYGPYPNEVVETIRNLNIPTVQGCWDEDIVEGLNACECSYPSLLAEKRGKLAHEWTKQQITLENRQYLAQLPHTLKLENCCFVHGSPQSNHEYLLPEIDAFAALERVLSSDADILFCGHTHIPYIRTLESGQLQVKVSQSTPENEQVLQFTTPLKRIINVGSVGEPRHGRPNATYAIYDTQTEQVTLREVPYDYQETCRAIVEVGLPPIFAWRLAQGLEFAEKADDPTHVCER from the coding sequence ATGAAAATTGCCGTTTTGTCTTGTCTTCATGGCAATATGAAAGCCTTAGAAGCGGTTCTCAAAGATATTGATCACTATTCCTGTGACCAAATTTATTGCCTAGGGGATTTAGTGGGCTATGGACCCTATCCCAATGAAGTCGTTGAAACGATTCGCAACCTAAATATTCCCACCGTTCAAGGGTGTTGGGATGAAGATATTGTCGAAGGATTAAACGCTTGTGAATGTAGTTATCCATCTTTGTTAGCTGAAAAAAGAGGAAAATTAGCCCATGAATGGACAAAGCAACAAATTACCCTAGAAAATCGCCAATATCTTGCCCAATTACCTCATACTTTAAAGTTAGAAAATTGCTGTTTTGTTCATGGGAGTCCCCAAAGTAACCATGAATATCTTTTACCAGAAATTGATGCTTTTGCTGCTTTAGAACGGGTGTTATCCTCCGATGCAGATATTCTATTTTGTGGTCACACTCATATTCCCTATATTCGTACTTTAGAGTCAGGACAACTGCAAGTCAAAGTCAGTCAATCTACCCCTGAAAATGAGCAAGTTTTACAGTTTACAACTCCTTTAAAACGCATTATTAATGTGGGGTCAGTGGGGGAACCCCGTCATGGTCGTCCCAATGCGACTTACGCTATCTACGATACTCAAACAGAACAAGTGACCTTACGAGAAGTCCCCTATGATTATCAGGAGACTTGTCGTGCCATCGTTGAGGTTGGGTTGCCTCCGATTTTTGCTTGGCGACTCGCACAGGGTCTAGAATTTGCAGAAAAAGCGGATGATCCGACCCATGTGTGTGAACGATAA